Below is a genomic region from Neurospora crassa OR74A linkage group VII, whole genome shotgun sequence.
TGCCGCGGCGGCTGGGCTTCCAGGTGCTCAAGGTCTCGGGATCGGCAGTGAGGGGAGGGGTCGAGTACGAGGTGTCGAGTTCGGGCTTGAGGAGCTGCAGCCAGCTGAGCGTGAGAAGGTGGTTCAGTAGCGGGTGCGGCGGGTGTTGTGGGGCGGTGACATCGAAGTTCCAGTAGTTGAGGAATGAAAGGTTCGGTTGGCTGGCGCCGTGAAGgacggtgatggtgttggtttGCGAAAAGGGAACGGCGAAATCGGAGTCGCGCGGCTTGTTGTCACGCGGGCGCTTGGGGTGTCGGGGAAGAGTTGTTGTCTCTGATGTTGCTGCTTGCTGTTGTCCGTCAATCATTTCCGTGTCTTTTTGGCTGGTCGTGTCAGATTCCTGTTTTGGTTCCGTCTCTTCCTCGGCCTTTTCTGtggcttcctcctcttccgccgcTTCCTCGGTctcgtcatcttccttgTAGAGAACACCCATGCGCTCGGCCATGGCTGCGACTAATAGACCACCGGTATCATCGACAACTAGCCACCTTCCAGCCAGCAAGTCCTCTTGCAAGGGTGCAAGAGCCTCCTCTCCTTGTTCTGTTGTCGCCTTGGGATCCTCCAGGAAGACGTCCGCACCGCCATAGTGAACGTTACCCCAGCAACCGACCAAACCCATCATCTCGGCGCGAATGTCCAAGATCTTGCTAGCATCTCTCTCCTCCAGCTGCCAGTTGGAAAAGGTGGGAACGTCGATGGGCAGGACCTGGAACCTCCTGATGtacttcttcgtcttcaacaGCTTGTACTTGGACAAACTGAAACTAGTCTTCTGGTCGAGAGCAGCATGCGACAAGAGAAGTTTGGCGATGACGTCCTTGCCGGCGTTGGTCCCGTCGCGCTTCAACTCCTCGATTTCCGCTTGTGTCAGCTTCTGGCGGGCGTTCTCGTCGATAACTTCTTGGGTAGACCGCGCAATGACGTTGCCGCTCTCGGCATCGACTAAGCTGAATTCTTCGCCAGCGGCGGTGGCAATGACGGCGTCATTGTTCGAACCAGGACCGGCAGCGGGGTTGGCGCATTCGGCGTCCTCTTCGGCGAAGACATCGGCGTAAAGTTCGGAAGGGGGGACGACTCGGAGGCGGGAAAAGCTTTCTTCGGGAAGCTTGTCTTGGACCTCAAAGGTAAGGTAGTATGGGCGTTCGAGGATTAGGTTGGCGGGGAAGGTGCCGTATTTTCCAAGGGAGATCGATCTGGTGGTGCGATGAAGGCATATCAGCATCTCACCAtgttttgtttactttgaaGCCGCCATTGTTCTCGGTTGACGTACGTATTAGGAGTGACCTGGATAACTCTGGTAACACCGGAGGGCAGCTTGAGGGCTACCCAGCTGTTGGGCTTAATTACTGAATGGTGCATCTTGAATTGCCTGGTTCGCAATCCTGTTCGTTGCTGGGTTCAAGATTGCAAAAGTGGAATTCCGATTCCCGAAGAGGAATTTCAATTGCCgccgagaaaaaaaaaaaaatcggcGAGAAAAGTCCAGAGCTTAGCGCGTTGCGGGTCCTGCGGGTCCGTTGGAGGCGTGAATGGGTCTCGACCGAGACGACTCCACGCTCAGGCCCAGGGACCTTGATGGATTGGGGGGTGGGACCCACTTTGAACCTCACTGCTCAGGGGGGGTTATGCACTAACAATTACCGCTGAAGCATCAACCATCTACACTGCACAGTAAACAATCACACAATTCCAACTCTCCGTCTGCGTCGACATCTGTGGCTGTCCTTGCCGAATTTGTCATCAACTGTCGATGGGAAGGTGCGTATGACTGCCCACAGGCACAGGAGAGGGCAGTACCTCTAGATTAGGTCATACCCCAGACGAGACTTCGTCCTTTTCCACGAAATCCTTCAATTGACTTCAACACCATCCGAGTCTCGTCGTCTGCTTCTTCCCTGACTCTTCCTACGAACTGAACCATTGCGTCCACCTGTGCCCTCATCAACGCTTCTCGACTTATCCGTTGTGCTGACTGATTGCTACACCACCATCACATCATTGACTCATGTGACTCTCGAGTCGTTCCCCCCGGTTTTATTGTCGAGTTGTTGCCCAGtacccctcttcttctttgacCGGCCTGACTTCTTGACTTCGACTTTTCGAGGATTGCGTTCCGTTTCCCTCATCCATTGCGCCAGTCTTCATATCCGCAAACTTTGATTAGCAAGCCTTGTAAAACATCATCTTCTAGCTAAATATCTCCATACTGACAATGGCTTCCAAAGTTGGTTATGATCTATACCTCCCCCTCCAAGCTCTCGCAGCTAACCCCAGGACAACAGGAT
It encodes:
- a CDS encoding tRNA (adenine-N(1)-)-methyltransferase non-catalytic subunit trm6; protein product: MHHSVIKPNSWVALKLPSGVTRVIQVTPNTSISLGKYGTFPANLILERPYYLTFEVQDKLPEESFSRLRVVPPSELYADVFAEEDAECANPAAGPGSNNDAVIATAAGEEFSLVDAESGNVIARSTQEVIDENARQKLTQAEIEELKRDGTNAGKDVIAKLLLSHAALDQKTSFSLSKYKLLKTKKYIRRFQVLPIDVPTFSNWQLEERDASKILDIRAEMMGLVGCWGNVHYGGADVFLEDPKATTEQGEEALAPLQEDLLAGRWLVVDDTGGLLVAAMAERMGVLYKEDDETEEAAEEEEATEKAEEETEPKQESDTTSQKDTEMIDGQQQAATSETTTLPRHPKRPRDNKPRDSDFAVPFSQTNTITVLHGASQPNLSFLNYWNFDVTAPQHPPHPLLNHLLTLSWLQLLKPELDTSYSTPPLTADPETLSTWKPSRRGNFHRKRRRYARVRHIVDSTRAGNFSGLVCASTMDPISILKHALPLLAGGAPVAIYSPSLEPLATLADCFSVARRTAWNSGHVAEIQGKTAEELEKWEGSEQFPLNPTLLLGTSIQTSRARRWQVLPGRTHPLMTERGGADGYIFTGWRAKPAEGKIAAKGKFKRRKVEESVSTPASA